GTCTGCAAACGGCTAATTCAGCGGTTTGACGATCAGGAACACCGGCTTGCGGTTCTTGAAAACCGGAGCCTTGATCGTCCAGCCCTGGGCGCGGAGTTCTCGGATTGCCTCGTCGGTGAGGCGCGTTGCTTCGAATGCCATGCTGCTTCTCCTCTGGTTACTGCTTCGCGTTTTGCGGGTCACTGGAAAGCCGCCTGATTCAAGCGGCTGGCCGGTGCCGGCCCTTGCGGGCCGTACGGGTCAGGCGTTGGCGGTTTCGTCGGCCAGCAGGCCGGCGGCTTCGGTGGCGACGTAGCCGACGAAACACGCGGCAGCCGTCAGGGGGGAATCGAGCAGGATGAGGGCCGATACCAGCGCCATCTCGGTAGCGAGCTGGTAGGCCGAAAATCCGGCTGGCCGTTCTGTTTGCAGTGCGTGGCGGGCAAGGATGCTGGTGGCGATGCTTGCCGCTGCGTTGATCCATGCCCAGGCGATGACGGCAGCCAGTGCCCAGGCGTGCCCGGCCACGGCGGCGATGACAACTGCGGCAACGGCGACATCGCCGGAGATGTTGATCGCCCAGTATTTGCGAGAGTCCATGTTTTGCTCCGGTTGCTTGTGTGAGCAAAATATACGAAACGTGAACATTAAAAGCAATACGTTTCGTAAACTTTAGTGCAACAATGAATCCAAAACGTCGCCAATAACCACCAGCCTGAACTTGATGAATATGCCGGATTTCATCAGGCGGGCTTGATGGCGGCATCCGTTCTGCACCCTCAGGATTTGTGCAATGAATACCTTTGCGACACGACTCGTTCAGGCCAAGCAGGCTCGGCGTATCAGCTACGCTGCGCTCGCTGCTGCCGTTGGCGCGCCTGATCAGACGGTCTTTGCGTGGAAGAAAGGGGCGATGCCATCGCGCACGCACATGGCACGATTGGCCGTGGCGCTTGGCGTGCCAGCCGGATGGCTGGAAACAGGAGAGATGGACCGCATCTCAGTCGGGTCGGCTGAAGCGGTCATGGTGGCTCAGGCTTTTGAGGCCCTACCGGTCAGAAGGCGAAAGCTTCTCTTGGCGATGTTTGAGGACTGGGGCGCTTTGATCCCTGGGGGCTGTGATGTTGACTGACGTGTGCGGCGCTGCCCTCCTGAGCAGTTCACACCTGACAAGCAGCAATGTCATTGCCAGATCATGGCGATTTTCACAAACAGAAAGCAGCTTCGTGACGCGCTGCAATGACTTTTTGCGCGGCGCAATACCTTTGGCTGACACCAAACTTCTCCCATTTTTCATTAAAAGGAATTGGTCAGCCTATATGCCCTTATTCATCTGCTGCCATCAGGGAATATCCCTGGATCGATGTTGGGCATGAAAATAAAAAAACCGTTGATCTCTTTGTAATCAACGGTTTTCGCTCGTCTAGTCAATTTTGGTATTTAGCGTTCGCTCAAGTACCGACATCGCAAACTTGAGATCCTCCTCGGTCATGTCGGCTATTTTCCTGGCGATCCTTACCACCTTGTCTCGGTCAAGGTAGCCAAAAACCATGAATGCAGGATCAAGAGCCAGCTCATCGGCAATGAGCTGTAGCTGTGACAGCGTCGGCTCTCGCCTGCCATTCATGTAATGGCTCATTGCCGCCGTTGACACCCCGCAGCGCTTGGCCAGCTCTCGCTGGGTCAAGTCAAGCTCACGCATGCGTCGTCTGGCGCGGTCCTGCCATGTCTGTTTGATTTCGTCCATGCCCTGAATTGTGGGACGCAAAACGTTTGCGATAAACGTCCTGGATTTTTCTTCTGTACCCATTTCATCCTCAATCCTGCCGTTGAAAAGTTAACGAAACGTAAACATAATGGCGGCATGGAAAAGATCACATTCAGCCAGTGGGTGATCCGATCGGGGAAAACTCAACGGGAAATTGCAAGGGAGGTTGGCATCAGTACAGCCGCCTGCTCGAAGGCGTATCGCGGCCTTCAGTCTGGTCGCAAGGTCGCCAGACGGCTCGCCAGCTACACCGGGTTGCCCGTGACGGTCTTCATGATTCCAGACGATTTCTCCAGCCCGCGCGATTAAAGCCCTGCTCGCGCGGCTTTTGGCGAGGTTCTCCCCGCTCCTTTTCTTTCGCAACGGTAGCCCAGCTACCGGCAAAAAAATATGTAACCGTGGTGGGGATACGCACATGACTCCTGCTGATGCAGCCTGGCGCACCATTCATGACTACCCCGGCGGGGCCGAGGCACTGGCCACGCGCGTTGGCGTTGGTGCAAAAGTCCTGTCGAACAAGGTCAACCCGAACTGCTCGCACCGGCTGAGCCTGGACGAGGCCGACCGCATCATGGGGGCGACGGGCGACCTGCGTATCCTGCACGCGCTGGCGGCCCGTCATGGCGGCATGTTCATCGAATCGCCGGACGGCGAAGCCAGCGATGCCGCCCTGCTGGAGCTGGTCGCAAAAATATGGGCCGGGCACGGCGATGTCGGTACCGAGGTATCGGCCGCGCTGGAAGACTGCCGGATCGATGCGGCAGAAGTCGAGCGTATCCGTCAGGCGGTCTACCGTACCCAGGCCGCTATGGCAACGATGCTGCTGCGGCTTGAAAGCATGGCGGAATGACCATGGGCGACATCACCAGCCGCCACGACTGGCGTGCGCTGCGCCGGCGCATCCGGCATCTGCCGATCGCCAAAGACCCCGCCGCTGAGCGCCGGTCCGTGCTGGCCGAGCTGAGCCGCATTCTTCACGACACCCGGAGCCCCGAAATGGGATGCCTTGCCTGCAAAAACTCGCGCCGCGTACCTGCACCAGGCAAGACCGGCGTCTTTGACCTGGTGTGCAACATCCAGCGCCGCGAATCCGGTGCCGGCTGCCCGGAATTCGACCCCCGTGGCGGCCTGCCGCCTGACCCGCGCGGACTGGAGTACGACGAGCCTGCCCGGCTGATGCACGAAGCCCGCTACGTCTGCCGGCTGCGGCTGACCAGAAGCCACCACGGCTATCTGGACGGCGTGGCTGCAAAACGTGGCGACGCGGCCCGCAAAGAGCTGGAAACCGCTGTACGCCAACAGTGGAAAGACCGCGCAGGCTGGATGCGCCCGGCCGAGCTGGAGAGGGCGCGAAATGCCTGACAGCTACCGCGACCCCACGTTCGAGATTGTCGCCGGGCGCGAAGCCGCCGAGCAGCGGCGCCGGGCCAGACAGGCAGAGATCGAGCAGAAAAAGGCCCGGCAGCCGAATACCGAGCGCTGGATCAAGCGGCTGCGAATCCGGGAACTGACCCGGCGTGCAATGAGCAGATAGCGAGGCAAGACATGGAAATTTCTTTCGGCAGCAGAAACCACTTCATCAACTGGTTCGGCACCGCCCTGTTCCGCAGTACCGGGGAGCAATGCAGCCGGTCGCAGGTGGAAACGAAGCTCAAGAATCTCGAAAAATCCGGCGCAATCACCACCCGCCGCACCGATGACGGCCGTCTGCTGCTGCGCGTCAACGACTCGAAAGCCCTTTGCTGATGCTGTCCGCTTATTCTGGTTCCTGCTCCGACTTTTGCTCTGCTGTTGTGGATGCTTTCTTACCGGTCAGGAAAGCATGGGCAACACCAACCAGCGTGGCACCTGCCAGTACGGTTGCAACCCATTCGCGTCCGTTTACCGCCAGATACGCAGCCAGGAAAGCCATTACCAAGACGGACAGAAACGCCATCCATTGCCCGCGCTTGTCCCGCGATATGCGGCCTTCAAGCTCTGCCATTTCAGCATTGCGAATGTGTTTTCCGTTACTGGAAAACTCTTCAAAAATCAGCTTCGTGGCTCCCGGATACAGCGACTCGTATTGTTCGAGTGTGCGAGGCGCAGGCAGCGGGCCGGCGTGGAACTCTCTGCGAATCTCATGCGCCGGTCGTCTGTATTTTGACGGAGAATCCCGCTCGACATGGCCTGTCAATGGCTGCTCTTCGTGGGCGGAAATGACTTCCGCCCCTTTCGGGGCGGAGGGTTCAGCGTGTGTGCTGTTTGATTTTTCTGGCGACATCTGGATGTTTTGTCTCAAAACTCTTGACGGCCATCCGCATCTGCCGGGTTGTCATCTGGCTGGCTTTGGCCAGAAGTTCAGCCGTGCTGTGCGACGTGGCTGTGGTGTAGTTTGTTTGCGGCGAAAAGACGAATGTACGGGATATCCTCGCAATACGGCTCAACATGCTGTCAATCGTCTTGGTTGTCATGTCACGTTCTCCACTTTTGATGCTTTCCACCTGGTGTGCGAACAAGACCTGAACGCAGGCAATTTCATTGAAAAACAACGACTTGTCGTTTTTTTGGTGGTTTCAGAATCTAGTATACTGAACTATAAGCAATATTTATTGCAATACTCGGCATGTCAGTCCTGTCTGCTGATACATGGTGTTTTTGTCTTTTCGGCGTCCGCAGCCGATATCTTCCGCTTGCGGTCGATCCGCAGGTTCTGTTCTGCGTTTACCCTTCCCCACCTTGACCCCCGCCGCGCATGTGTCGTAGAGTCCAATGCAGTCGCGTTCAATAGCGCGATACGGGTTTGGACGCCCGTGTATGTTGGCGGATACGCCGCGCTTCGCGGTTTTTTTGTGTCCGTGCATGGCTGCACCCTCAATGGGGCGGGCCGTGCGGGAGGTGCGCGAGCACCTGCCGGTGCCAACTACCGGTCGTCCAACCCGCACGGTTCCGCCCCACCCGTTTGGACGCGGGTGGCGGAAAACACAATCCGCTTAGTTGGAGTTCAGCCATGACCATCAATGCCCAAGGTGCGTCCGCGCCTGCCGTTTTCTCGTTCGATACCCATGCTGTTCGTGCCATCAACCGTGATGGTGAGGTCTGGTTTGTTGCAACTGACGTTGCTACGGCTCTGGAGTATTCCCATACCCCGCACATGCTTCGTCACCTTGATGATGACGAAAAGGGTGTCCACATTGTGGACACCCTTGGCGGACCCCAAGATGTTGCGACTATCAGCGAATCCGGCCTCTACTCGGCCATCCTCAAGAGCCGCAAACCGGAAGCCAAACGCTTCAAGAAATGGGTGACGGCCGAAGTCCTGCCCGCCATCCGCAAGACCGGCAGCTATGCCGCTCCCGCCCCCTCTCCCGCCCCGAAAAGCATCAGTGCGGATCTGAAAGCCCGGTTTGACCTGACCCGCAAGCGCTTTATCGCCCAGTACGACATGAATGGCATGCTGTCGCTGAAGGAAATCCCCGAGGGCTGGGAGCTGATAGACATGGCTGAGGCCCGGCGTATCCGCGATGCGGCGCTGGATGTGTGCGAGAGCATGTTCAATATGAACCGGGTACTGCCCAAGACTCTGTACAAGCAAAACGGGGGCGTGTGATGAAAAAGCGCCCTGCTTATGGCAATGCGGTGTTCGACCGCAGGATGCGCCGCGATGTGCTTTGGCTGCTGGTGATCGGAGTCGGGAGCTGGAAGGCAGGCGATGGCCTGTTTTCTCGCCCGGACATGGCGCGGGTGGTGGTGCTGGATGACTTTGACCTGTCGGTGGCCAACTGGGATTTTGTTGCGGGTCTGGACGTGCTGCTGGCGGCGGATTCCGAGATGGATGGCCGGATTGAGCAGGTAGCAGCGGCGCTGATGTCGGCGCGGATCAATTCGCTGTGGCTGCATGATGGCGGCGGCGAGATTGACCGGGTGATGAGTGTGTCGTCCGGTAGCGAGCTGATCGTCGAGGGGCAGCCGATCGAGGTGGGCTGTTTTGCCGAGCGCCTGGCGGCTGTCCGCGAGGTGATGGCTTTGCTTGGTGAGGGTATCTGGGCGGGTGTTGAGTCTCCGCAGCGCCGGGCCTTGCTGGAGCGCTTGAGTGCGGAGGTGGGCCATGACTGATATGGCGACTGATCCGCAACTGGCGGTATTCCTGCACAAAGCCGTTGATCGTTCCGCTACTCCGGGCTATTCTCCGACCGTCGCGTTCAATAGCGCGATGCGGGTTTGGAAGCCCGGTTGTACAGGCGGACACCGCCGCGAGAGCGGTATTTTTGTGTCCGTTGCATGGTCGCGCCCTCTATGGGGCGAGCCGTGCGGGAGGGCGCAAGCCCTGCCGGTCCTGTACCCGGTCTTCCAACCCGCACGGTTCCGCCCCACCCGTTTGGAAGCGGGGAAGCGGAAAACACAGCCGCTGTACAGGAGCAAGATCATGCATAACACCGCCCAAGGTGCGTCCGCGCCTGCCGTTTTCTCGTTTGAAGCTCACTCCGTCCGCACCATCAACCGTGATGGCGAAGCTTGGTTCGTCCTCAACGACGTCACCGAGGCGCTCGAATTCAGCCGTGGCCGCGACGCGGCACGCATGCTGGACGACGACGAGAGGGGGGGGCGCACATTGTGCGCGTCAGGTCTGAAAACGGCGTCTCGCAAGACCGCGAGGTCACCATCGTCAACGAGTCCGGCCTGTACTCCCTGATCCTCAAGAGCCGCAAGCCGGAAGCCAAACGCTTCAAGAAATGGGTGACGGCCGAAGTCCTGCCCGCCATCCGCAAGACCGGCAGCTATGCCGCCCCTGCCCCCTCCCCCGCCCCGAAAAGCATCAGCGCGGATCTGAAAGCCCGGTTTGACCTGACCCGCAAGCGCTTTATCGCCCAGTACGACATGAACGGCCTGCTGTCGCTGAAGGAAATCCCCGAAGGCTGGGAGCTGATCGACATGGCCGAGGCCCGGCGTATCCGCGATGCGGCGCTGGATGTGTGCGAAGGCATGTTCAAGCTGAACAAGGTGCTGCCAAAAGCCCTGTACAAGCAAACGGGGGCGGGTCATGAATGACATGACGATTGATCCGCAACTGGCGGCTTTTGATGCGGTGATCGAGGAAAACCTGATCGGCAAGGCGCTGGAGTCTGACCCGATTGATGTGGTGAAGGCGGTAAACCGCTTTGTGCTGATCCACGGGACGACGCAGGTTTTCGATACGCAGCAGGGCATGACGATCAAGAAACCGGCGTTTGAGCTGCTGGTGGGCAAGGATGTGGCCGGCGAGTGGGCGAAGTCGCCACAGCGCCGGGTGGCGACGGCCGAGGATGTGAAAAAGGCGAAGGCGCAGCTGGATGAGCGCAAGTGGCAGGCTGACGCTGGCTATACCTCGGCGCTGGAACGCTATGTGCTGATAGAGGGCACTGAGAGCATCTGGGACAGCGAGCTGGATGAGGTGGTGCCGGCCGGGGCGGTGCGTCTGCACCTGGGGGAGATGTTCAAGCTGTGGCAGAACAGCCCTGCCCGCCGCAGTGTGCTGAAAAACAGGCTGGTGTTCGACCCGACGCAGCAGGTGTGCCCGGAGAGCTACATCAATATGTTCAAGGGGCTGCCGATGACGCCTGATTTTCCGGAAGGTTTGCCGGAGGCGACGGTGCCGCTGGATCTGGCGGAGGCGTTTCCGAAGTGCCGGCAGATCATCAATCTGACGCTGTCGCTGTGCAATGACGATCCGATGGACTGGATGTGGCTGATGTGCTGGCTGGCCCTGCCTTTGCAGCGTGTCGGGGCAAAGATGCATACGTTTGTGCTGATGCACTCGGATGTGCAGGGCTCGGGCAAGAGCATGTTCTTTGAGGGGGTGATGAAGCCGATTTACGGCCTCTATGCGACGACGGTAGGTCAGGATCAGCTGGACGGGAATTTTTCGGGTTGGCGCTCGCGCAAGCTGTTTTTGCTGGGCGAGGAGATCGTGAACAACCGGGAGAAGTATTCGCAGTCCGGCAAGATCAAGCACATCGTGACGGGCAAGACTCAGGTGCTGGAAAAGAAGTTTGTCGATGCCTGGGAGGAACAGAACTTTGCCAACCTGGTGATGCTGTCGAACCTCTATATGCCGACGCATGTGGAGAAGCATGACCGGCGCACGGCGGTGATCTGGCCGGAACAGGTGCTGTCCGAGGCGATGCAGGATGCGGTGGATGCTGAGCTGCACAACGGCGGGGTTGAGGCGTTTTATGCGTTCTTGCTGTCGATACCGCTGGCGATACCGAGCCAGGCGACGGGAGAGCTGGTTCCGTTCCGCGAGAACACGAAGCCGCTGGACACGGAGGCGCGCAGGCGCTTGATCCGCATGGGGCTGAGTGCGTGGGAGGCTTTCTTTATCGGCTGGGAGTCTGGCGAGCTTGGCGTGCCTTACGGGCCGGTGTTGGTGTGGCAGTTATACGGGCTTTATCACCAGTGGTGCGTCCGTGACGGTGGCAAGACCTCGCCTATGGCGAAGCGGATTTTCAGTGAGATGGTGTCTGCCAAGATGCGACGACGGCCGGAGCATTGGTGTCGTGGCACGGCCAGAGGGCAGTCTACGGCCTTTACGCCAAAGGATCAGGGGCCGCCTGCGGGGGTGTCCCGGCAGGAGTGGGTCGGGCAGTCAATCAAGGCTTTTGAGATCGCTGCGCGCGAGGCTGGGTGGGATGTGGAGTCATGGGAGGCATACCGCGACCAGCCTGTGCGCAGGGATGGGGAGGTCTGAGCGTGAAAACCGGGTTTGTGATGCTCGTGCTTCACTTGTGTGAAGCGTTTGTGATGGGTGGAAAGCCAGTATCCATGCGGGTTTGTGAAGCATGTTATGCAGCCTCGCGCACCCGCGCATGTGTGTGTGAATGTTTGGCCTTCCCCGCTCTACCCCATCGTGTTGATGGCTCTCGCATGCAAATGGTGCAAATTGCTTAACGAGCATAACAAATCGTTTTTTTTCAGTAATTTAGAGCTTCACAGGTGTTTAACATCTGTTTAACAGGTTTGTTTTTAACGTAACAGGATGGAAAAAACATGAATCAGGCTAATGAAGTGGCACAAAAAAACTGGTTTGAAGATAAATGCCAGCAGGTCAGCCCATGTGTGCTTGTGGCTTTTGGAATTGAGGTGTCAAGCCGCTATGGGAAGTCGTGTGAGTTGGTTAAAATGCTCTGGTTCGCCAGCGAATTGGCAATCAATGGCTTGGAACAATTGGTCGAAAAGGTTGAGTTTGATTCCAAGACTGGTTCGGTTTTTATTACCCTTTCGACTTATGGATGCATGGATTCAGCCTTGACGGAACGCCATGCAGAAAAAATGACCATGACAATGGAGCTGCGAGAAATTGCGGCTCAACATTTTTCGGTGGTTGTTTTTTCTGATGGTCATGAGCAGGTAGCTGGGTAATTGGTACAAAAAAACGGCGGGCAATGATCTGCCGGAGGAGTGTTGCAGGGCATATCGCTTTGGATGAGGTGATATGCGAAACAGTCGGATTTACCCGCTGCTGTTGCGGTCTTGGGAAGTGGTGCAGACGGGCGGGGTTCGGGCGACCGGGTTTGAGCCGCGCCGGCCGGGGGGTGCGGGCCGGGCTGATGCGGCGGTGGACTACGATACGGCGATGCGGCTGATCCGCCCTTTCATGGCTCTGCCGCCGTCGTGGCGGGAGCCGGTGAGGTGTCTGGCCCTTGGTGGCGTGCATGACATCCATCGCTGGGCAAAACGGCTGGAGCAACTGGTGGAAAGCCGGATTGTCCATCCTCGCCCTGACTGGGTGCTGTTCGGGGTGGAGTACGGGGTGTGGTGGTGGCTTGAACGCGAGGCCCGGCTGCCGGTACCGAAGGGTGCGCGGCGCAACTGCCGGGAGTTTGGCGATCTGGTGGGCATCAGCCATGAGTCTGCCCGGCAGTGGTGGCACGCAAATGTGGCCGGGGTGCTGGATGGCTGGTGTGCGGCGGCAGAGGGTGAACTGGAGCCGCTGTGCAACAAGCTGTTCCCCATCGGGATTGCGCTTGACATGCCTGCGTAATTTGACAAAAATGGCGATATACAGCTACCCGAATTGCGTCCAGATCAAGCCCGGCTTCTCAGTCCGGGCTTTTTCTTTGAGGTTTTTGCCATGAGATTAGAGCTATCCGGTGCGGACAGGGTCCGCCAGCAGTTGCTTGATCTGGCAAGCCAGACGCCAAAGCAGGCGAACTATGCAACGGCGGTGGCGCTGACCTGCACGGCTCAGCTGATCCGGACGGGGGGCAGGCAGGTGATGCAGGGGCGCTTTGATCGCCCTACCCCTTACACGCTGAATTCGATTTATGTGCGGGGGGCGACGCGCTCAAACCTGACGGCTCTGGTGAACATCAAGGATGAGCCGTATAAGTCTGCCCCCGCGAGCCGGTGGCTGAGGGCGGAGATTGATGGTGGCGAGCGTCACCAGAAGCGCAGCGAGAAGCTGATCAGCCGGCTGGGTCTGGGAAACTTCATGACGCCGGCCGATGCGCCGAAAGACGGGTTCGGGAACGTGAATCGCGGTTTCATCGTCAAGATGCTGTCTGGCATGAAGGCGATGGGCGAGCAGGGCTACATGGCCAACCGGACGAAGGGAAAGCGCAGCCAGCGCAAGGCCCGGAACTTCGACATCTTTGCGGGTAACCCTGACGGGATGGGGCCGGGTATCTGGCAGCGTGTGGCGCTTGGTCATGGCACAGGGCTGAAGCCGCTGATGTGGCTGCATGACTCGGCGCCGCAGTATCGGGCGGTCTTCCCGTTCGAGAAGATCGCCGAAAACATCTACCGCGCCCGGTTCTCTACACAGCTGGAGCGTGCGATTGCCGAGGCACTGGCTACGGCAAGGTAGAAAGCGGGTCCTTCCCGGGCTTCGCCGCTTGCGGGTAATTCTAGCCTCGACTTTTTTCTAGTTACGGGTCTGCTAGGGACTTCCTTCCTTTATTTGGTTAACCGGTGATTTGTTGCAAAGTCATGACGGCGAAACCAATTTGGGTAAGCATAAGAAGATATATGACTACTATTCCAAAAAACACCAATCTTTGATGGATTTTTATAGATTCGTGTTTCATTTTAAAATCTTTCAATTCATTAAGCTGTCCAACAACTATCAAGGTCGAAAAAAGAAGAATTGTCATAACGACTATAAATGTAAACCATTCAAGATTCTTTTTATATGCAATGTAAAAGCCAAAAGTTGATACCATTGCAAGCCCAGAAACATCTGACATCCATTTTCTAACCAAGTCTGTAAATTCGTTCATATATATCCCCATCGTGACATTAAAGTATGTGAGGCTATTTTTAATGAGCAAAATAGTCAACAAGCGTGAGCTTTCATTAATACTTGGAATATCAGAGCGGACGCTGACCGAATGGCAGCGTGAAGGCATGCCCGTTGTGACGCATACCGGGCGCGGCTCGGCAAACCAGTACGACACTGCCGCCGTCATCAAGTGGTATGGCGCGCGGGTGGCGAACGGAGCCAGCAAGGAAAGCGCGAAAGACCGGCTCGACCGTCTGCGCGGCGACCAGGTGGAAATCGAAATCGCCAAAGAGCTGCGCCGCCTGGTGGCTATCGATGAAATCGAGCCGGCTCTTGGGCAGTTCGTGGCCGATGCCGTTTCACTTATGGCCGCCCTACCCGACAAATACACGACCGTGATCAGCGAGGCGGTTTCGCCGGATGCCATCCATGCCGTGCTTGAGGACATGCTGGTCGAACTGAGAGAGCAACTGGGGAACTATGAATTCAGCGCAACGCTTGCTACTGAGCCTGCTGCGCCGGGTGATGAAGCCCCCGCCGAGGATGACGCCGGCTGAGTGGGCCGAGAAATTCCGGCGCATGAGCACGAAAGAATCGGCCTTTGTAGGCCGTTTTTCTTTTGGGCTGAACCCCTATTTCCGCTGGTTCCTGACCGAGCTGCAACGCCGGGATGTGACGCGAGGCGT
The DNA window shown above is from Laribacter hongkongensis DSM 14985 and carries:
- a CDS encoding helix-turn-helix domain-containing protein; the protein is MNTFATRLVQAKQARRISYAALAAAVGAPDQTVFAWKKGAMPSRTHMARLAVALGVPAGWLETGEMDRISVGSAEAVMVAQAFEALPVRRRKLLLAMFEDWGALIPGGCDVD
- a CDS encoding helix-turn-helix domain-containing protein; amino-acid sequence: MGTEEKSRTFIANVLRPTIQGMDEIKQTWQDRARRRMRELDLTQRELAKRCGVSTAAMSHYMNGRREPTLSQLQLIADELALDPAFMVFGYLDRDKVVRIARKIADMTEEDLKFAMSVLERTLNTKID
- a CDS encoding phage regulatory CII family protein; amino-acid sequence: MTPADAAWRTIHDYPGGAEALATRVGVGAKVLSNKVNPNCSHRLSLDEADRIMGATGDLRILHALAARHGGMFIESPDGEASDAALLELVAKIWAGHGDVGTEVSAALEDCRIDAAEVERIRQAVYRTQAAMATMLLRLESMAE
- a CDS encoding DUF7696 family protein; protein product: MGDITSRHDWRALRRRIRHLPIAKDPAAERRSVLAELSRILHDTRSPEMGCLACKNSRRVPAPGKTGVFDLVCNIQRRESGAGCPEFDPRGGLPPDPRGLEYDEPARLMHEARYVCRLRLTRSHHGYLDGVAAKRGDAARKELETAVRQQWKDRAGWMRPAELERARNA
- a CDS encoding DUF2335 domain-containing protein, which translates into the protein MSPEKSNSTHAEPSAPKGAEVISAHEEQPLTGHVERDSPSKYRRPAHEIRREFHAGPLPAPRTLEQYESLYPGATKLIFEEFSSNGKHIRNAEMAELEGRISRDKRGQWMAFLSVLVMAFLAAYLAVNGREWVATVLAGATLVGVAHAFLTGKKASTTAEQKSEQEPE
- a CDS encoding BRO-N domain-containing protein, encoding MTINAQGASAPAVFSFDTHAVRAINRDGEVWFVATDVATALEYSHTPHMLRHLDDDEKGVHIVDTLGGPQDVATISESGLYSAILKSRKPEAKRFKKWVTAEVLPAIRKTGSYAAPAPSPAPKSISADLKARFDLTRKRFIAQYDMNGMLSLKEIPEGWELIDMAEARRIRDAALDVCESMFNMNRVLPKTLYKQNGGV
- a CDS encoding BRO-N domain-containing protein is translated as MHNTAQGASAPAVFSFEAHSVRTINRDGEAWFVLNDVTEALEFSRGRDAARMLDDDERGGRTLCASGLKTASRKTARSPSSTSPACTP
- a CDS encoding BRO-N domain-containing protein — its product is MRVRSENGVSQDREVTIVNESGLYSLILKSRKPEAKRFKKWVTAEVLPAIRKTGSYAAPAPSPAPKSISADLKARFDLTRKRFIAQYDMNGLLSLKEIPEGWELIDMAEARRIRDAALDVCEGMFKLNKVLPKALYKQTGAGHE
- a CDS encoding primase-helicase family protein, whose translation is MNDMTIDPQLAAFDAVIEENLIGKALESDPIDVVKAVNRFVLIHGTTQVFDTQQGMTIKKPAFELLVGKDVAGEWAKSPQRRVATAEDVKKAKAQLDERKWQADAGYTSALERYVLIEGTESIWDSELDEVVPAGAVRLHLGEMFKLWQNSPARRSVLKNRLVFDPTQQVCPESYINMFKGLPMTPDFPEGLPEATVPLDLAEAFPKCRQIINLTLSLCNDDPMDWMWLMCWLALPLQRVGAKMHTFVLMHSDVQGSGKSMFFEGVMKPIYGLYATTVGQDQLDGNFSGWRSRKLFLLGEEIVNNREKYSQSGKIKHIVTGKTQVLEKKFVDAWEEQNFANLVMLSNLYMPTHVEKHDRRTAVIWPEQVLSEAMQDAVDAELHNGGVEAFYAFLLSIPLAIPSQATGELVPFRENTKPLDTEARRRLIRMGLSAWEAFFIGWESGELGVPYGPVLVWQLYGLYHQWCVRDGGKTSPMAKRIFSEMVSAKMRRRPEHWCRGTARGQSTAFTPKDQGPPAGVSRQEWVGQSIKAFEIAAREAGWDVESWEAYRDQPVRRDGEV
- a CDS encoding terminase small subunit: MSKIVNKRELSLILGISERTLTEWQREGMPVVTHTGRGSANQYDTAAVIKWYGARVANGASKESAKDRLDRLRGDQVEIEIAKELRRLVAIDEIEPALGQFVADAVSLMAALPDKYTTVISEAVSPDAIHAVLEDMLVELREQLGNYEFSATLATEPAAPGDEAPAEDDAG